One segment of Fusobacterium russii ATCC 25533 DNA contains the following:
- a CDS encoding ABC transporter permease, translating into MKKNTKFYIALSLLFFWLALTLFAAKIAPYDPQKIDISLKLQKAGKEFLMGTDALGRDIFSRILYGARLSISIALTIQLSLVVISVPIGLLVGWKEGIYSMVFDWLANIFSTFPSFLLSMVLVGILGTGINNMIIAVILVEWVYYSKILKNSVIKHKQSEYVIYAKLKSMPTFYIIRKHIFPFVYGPIMVASLMNIGNIILMISSFSFLGIGVQPSIPEWGNMIYDSRAFFRTNPNLMMYPGLMILFAVASFHYIGEEFEKKLRGEI; encoded by the coding sequence ATGAAAAAAAATACTAAGTTTTATATAGCCCTGAGTTTATTATTTTTTTGGTTAGCTCTCACTCTGTTTGCTGCTAAAATAGCCCCTTATGATCCACAAAAAATAGATATAAGTCTGAAACTACAAAAAGCTGGAAAAGAATTTTTAATGGGAACAGATGCTTTGGGAAGAGATATTTTTTCAAGAATATTATATGGTGCACGTCTATCAATTTCTATAGCCCTTACAATACAATTAAGTTTAGTAGTTATAAGTGTACCTATTGGACTTTTAGTAGGTTGGAAAGAGGGTATATATTCAATGGTTTTTGACTGGCTTGCCAATATTTTTTCTACTTTTCCAAGTTTTTTATTATCAATGGTTTTGGTAGGTATACTGGGAACAGGAATAAATAATATGATAATAGCTGTAATACTTGTAGAATGGGTATACTATTCTAAAATTTTAAAAAATTCAGTTATAAAGCACAAACAATCTGAGTATGTTATTTATGCTAAATTAAAATCAATGCCAACTTTTTATATAATAAGAAAACATATTTTTCCTTTTGTATATGGTCCTATAATGGTAGCTTCTCTGATGAATATAGGAAATATAATACTTATGATATCTTCTTTCTCTTTTTTAGGTATAGGAGTACAACCAAGTATTCCCGAGTGGGGAAATATGATATATGACAGCAGAGCTTTTTTTAGAACGAATCCTAATTTAATGATGTATCCGGGACTAATGATTTTATTTGCTGTAGCTTCTTTTCATTATATAGGAGAAGAATTTGAAAAGAAACTAAGAGGAGAGATATGA
- a CDS encoding ABC transporter permease, which produces MKKKLFEIISTLFVISILAFIFIHISPGEPAENYLRASRLPITETLLQQKREELGLNQPLIMQYLIWLKNVLKADFGYSFLRKEPAMALVIKSLYTTFQLSIFSSLLIIAFALPLGMISAIKREGLIDKLIQGLSFIFVSIPVFWLGFSLILVFSVKLRWLPVSGRGGFRNFILPAITLSLPFIGQYTGIVRKAVIDGLEEHFLENAVLRGLKNKYIICNYYLRASWVPILTAFSLSYIYIMTGSILVEEIFAWPGIGTLFIKALQAGDIPLIQACILVFALLFISINYFMSYLLRYLDPRLRRGETDEKKY; this is translated from the coding sequence GTGAAAAAAAAGTTATTTGAGATTATATCAACTTTATTTGTCATATCAATACTTGCTTTTATATTCATTCATATATCACCAGGAGAGCCCGCAGAAAATTATTTGCGGGCTTCTCGTCTTCCTATAACTGAAACTTTATTACAACAAAAAAGAGAGGAACTTGGTTTAAATCAGCCTTTGATAATGCAATATTTGATTTGGCTAAAAAATGTTTTGAAAGCTGATTTTGGATATTCTTTTCTTAGAAAAGAACCTGCTATGGCTTTAGTTATAAAATCACTATATACAACTTTTCAATTGTCCATATTTTCTTCTTTGCTAATAATAGCTTTTGCACTACCGCTTGGAATGATATCAGCTATAAAAAGAGAAGGGTTAATTGACAAATTAATACAAGGCTTGAGTTTTATATTCGTTTCTATACCGGTTTTTTGGTTGGGTTTTAGTTTAATACTAGTATTTTCTGTTAAATTAAGATGGCTTCCTGTTTCAGGTCGAGGAGGATTTCGTAATTTTATTCTGCCTGCTATAACATTATCTTTGCCTTTTATCGGACAATATACAGGTATAGTAAGAAAGGCTGTGATAGATGGTCTTGAGGAACATTTTTTAGAAAATGCTGTTTTAAGAGGGTTAAAAAACAAATATATTATTTGTAACTACTATTTGAGAGCTTCTTGGGTTCCTATACTAACTGCATTTAGTCTGAGTTATATCTATATAATGACAGGTTCTATTTTAGTGGAGGAAATATTTGCTTGGCCGGGAATAGGCACACTTTTTATAAAAGCTCTACAGGCTGGCGATATTCCACTTATTCAAGCATGTATTTTAGTTTTTGCTCTGTTATTCATATCAATAAATTATTTTATGAGCTATCTATTGAGATATTTAGATCCAAGATTAAGAAGAGGTGAAACAGATGAAAAAAAATACTAA